A single Cucumis melo cultivar AY chromosome 4, USDA_Cmelo_AY_1.0, whole genome shotgun sequence DNA region contains:
- the LOC103486622 gene encoding rho GTPase-activating protein 5-like, with amino-acid sequence MTDVLQRSPSHFPSPSSSSSANDGSHPHTLINSPTINHCLQFHLGSEEEEEEEEEEEEEEERDREGDQLSLLTLLVAAFRKSLIGCRSTSSGSARAASQNLSSMEIGWPSNVRHVAHVTFDRFNGFLGLPVEFELEVPRRAPSASANVFGVSTESMQLSFDSRGNSVPTILLLMQKHLYTQGGLEAEGIFRITAGNSQEEFVRDQLNRGVVPDGVDVHCLAGLIKAWFRELPTGVLDSLSPEQVMEAQTEEECADLARLLPATEAALLDWAVNLMADVVQFEHQNKMNARNVAMVFAPNMTQMADPLTALMYAVKVMNFLKTLIEKTLKDREDLVVESAPVLRINPSDEDGHQSASQFYLDAQNEIENVEAEDEQVFVTEEPISESPLHPSENNCTAKTGSQSLLSSIENIIPGGSQALANCPCEIVSEINSLVNEEQERGLASQVRTAQICRKNNLDRSNSLNLKKGTKKVNESVKVYTTGATQRTGKKNGIVGRLNSRTELAEAWR; translated from the exons atgaCAGACGTACTCCAACGATCCCCATCTCACTTCCCTTCACCTTCAAGTTCTTCCTCAGCCAATGATGGTTCACACCCACATACCCTTATTAACAGTCCCACCATAAACCATTGTCTTCAATTTCATTTGGGTtccgaggaagaagaagaagaagaagaagaagaagaagaagaagaagaaagggacAGAGAGGGAGATCAGCTGTCTCTATTGACACTTTTGGTTGCTGCTTTTAGGAAGTCTTTAATTGGGTGTAGAAGTACTAGTAGTGGAAGCGCTAGAGCTGCTTCACAAAACCTTTCTTCAATGGAAATTGGTTGGCCTTCTAATGTTAGGCATGTTGCCCATGTTACCTTTGATCGTTTCAATGGCTTCCTTGGCTTGCCTGTTGAGTTTGAGCTTGAAGTTCCTAGAAGAGCTCCTAGTGCGAG TGCAAATGTTTTCGGTGTATCTACAGAGTCGATGCAGCTTTCCTTTGATTCAAGAGGAAACAGCGTCCCCACGATACTCCTGTTAATGCAAAAACATTTGTATACTCAAGGAGGCCTGGAG GCAGAAGGAATTTTCAGGATTACTGCTGGGAACAGCCAAGAGGAATTTGTTCGGGACCAGTTAAATCGAGGTGTGGTGCCAGATGGGGTTGATGTCCACTGCTTGGCAGGTCTCATAAAG GCCTGGTTTCGAGAACTGCCAACTGGTGTGTTGGATTCCCTCTCACCAGAACAGGTGATGGAGGCACAGACCGAAGAAGAATGTGCTGATCTTGCAAGACTCCTTCCCGCTACAGAAGCTGCACTTCTTGATTGGGCCGTAAACTTAATGGCTGATGTCGTGCAGTTTGAACATCAGAACAAGATGAATGCCCGTAATGTTGCTATGGTTTTTGCCCCCAATATGACTCAA ATGGCAGATCCTTTAACTGCCTTGATGTATGCAGTCAAAGTGATGAACTTCCTCAAAACTCTCATTGAGAAGACACTAAAGGACAGAGAAGATTTGGTTGTTGAGTCGGCTCCTGTCTTGCGCATAAATCCATCAGACGAGGACGGTCACCAAAGTGCATCGCAGTTTTATCTAGACGCACAAAATGAGATCGAGAACGTCGAAGCTGAAGATGAACAAGTATTTGTAACTGAAGAACCTATTTCTGAGAGCCCTCTTCATCCAAGTGAAAATAATTGTACCGCTAAAACTGGGTCACAAAGTCTTCTGTCTTCCATTGAAAACATCATTCCAGGAGGAAGCCAGGCATTAGCTAACTGTCCCTGCGAAATTGTATCAGAAATAAACTCTTTGGTAAATGAAGAACAGGAGAGGGGTCTCGCAAGCCAAGTCAGGACAGCTCAAATTTGTCGAAAGAATAACCTTGATCGATCGAACAGTTTGAATCTGAAGAAAGGCACCAAGAAGGTGAATGAGTCAGTGAAGGTTTACACAACAGGTGCTACACAAAGGACAGGCAAGAAAAATGGAATTGTCGGGAGATTGAATTCGAGGACGGAGCTAGCTGAAGCTTGGCGTTGA
- the LOC103486621 gene encoding uncharacterized protein LOC103486621 gives MGSQGRDGEGFPAVDVERELNPGDNKHVEVDPISSQVATSLEAKEHEKRTAAEEERKRAKKKKEAMQTLKTTFIVSGIIAAVAVAAFAIVKKLREN, from the exons atggGAAGCCAAGGAAGAGACGGGGAAGGGTTTCCAGCTGTGGACGTGGAGAGAGAGTTAAATCCAGGAGATAACAAGCACGTTGAAGTCGATCCCATTTCCTCTCAAGTCGCTACATCTTTGGAAGCTAAG GAACATGAGAAGAGAACAGCAGCGGAAGAAGAGCGGAAGAgagcaaagaagaagaaggaagcaATGCAGACGTTGAAGACAACGTTCATCGTCTCCGGAATCATCGCTGCCGTAGCGGTGGCGGCCTTTGCCATTGTTAAGAAATTGCGTGAAAACTAA
- the LOC103486620 gene encoding ABC transporter B family member 29, chloroplastic isoform X1 has protein sequence MFLARQSSPFLSNPQILFYNLKPISLHASRFESKIPNLRIHTKPLPFKSINSSNPTIEHSQSQSHRPLLRTFHTFKTLIPYILSQRNHILAGWLCSVVSVFSLSLIVPKIGKFSSIIDKVDAIKLWDQSLVLGILVFARFVASYCQEAFIWDAALNAIYEIRVRVFERVLAMDLDVFEGGTGVSSGDIAYRITAEASDVADTVYSLLNTVVPSLLQLSAMATQMLAISPVLSLISALVIPCIALVIAYLGERQRRISKMASLSIANLSSYLNEVLPEFLFVKANSAEFRENIRFQRLARTDLYERLKKKKMKAFVPHVVQALYFVSLSMLCVGLMVVSRGSFSSSSMVSFVTSLCFLIEPVQKIGKAYNELKEGEPAIERLFELIEFKPTVIETYDAIPLNCLKGELKFCNVSFAYGSNMPLVLDGLNLHIKAGETVAFIGPSGGGKTTLIKLLLRLYDPLSGDILIDNHNIRTVRFKSLRRNIGLVSQDVTLFSGTVAENIGYYDLTKEIDMERVKEVAQIANADEFIRRLPKGYDTNIGPRGLTLSGGQKQRLAIARALYQNSSILVLDEATSALDSASELLVRQALERLMENHTVLIIAHRLETILMANRVFILDGGKLEELPCPAISDSNYNSLMKTGLVI, from the exons ATGTTCCTCGCTCGTCAATCTTCTCCCTTTCTCTCAAATCCTCAGATTCTCTTCTACAATCTCAAGCCAATTTCTCTTCATGCCTCTAGATTCGAATCCAAAATCCCAAATCTTCGTATCCATACTAAGCCATTACCATTCAAATCCATCAATTCCTCTAACCCCACAATCGAACATTCTCAATCCCAATCGCATCGCCCACTTCTTCGCACTTTTCACACCTTCAAAACCCTAATTCCCTATATTCTCTCTCAGCGTAACCATATCCTTGCTGGTTGGCTCTGTAGTGTTGTCTCCGTTTTCTCTCTATCTCTAATCGTACCTAAGATTGGGAAATTTTCTTCGATTATCGATAAGGTCGATGCAATCAAGTTGTGGGATCAGAGTCTGGTTTTGGGGATTTTGGTGTTTGCTCGGTTCGTTGCGAGTTACTGTCAAGAAGCCTTCATATGGGATGCAGCGTTGAATGCCATTTACGAAATCCGTGTTCGTGTTTTCGAGAGAGTTCTTGCAATGGATTTGGATGTTTTTGAAGGTGGAACTGGTGTTTCTTCTGGCGATATTGCTTATAGGATCACTGCGGAGGCCTCGGATGTGGCGGATACTGTGTATTCTCTCTTGAAT ACCGTAGTACCCAGTCTGTTGCAGTTGTCAGCAATGGCGACCCAAATGTTAGCTATTAGCCCTGTCCTATCCTTGATTTCAGCCTTG GTTATTCCATGCATAGCTCTTGTCATTGCATATCTTGGTGAGAGACAACGCCGAATTTCTAAAATGGCAAGTCTGAGCATTGCTAATCTTTCATCCTATCTAAATGAG GTCCTCCCAGAATTTCTTTTTGTGAAAGCTAACAGCGCAGAGTTTCGTGAGAATATCAGGTTTCAGAGGCTTGCTCGCACTGACCTGTATGAACGtctaaagaagaagaagatgaaggcTTTTGTACCTCATGTTGTACAAGCTCTATATTTTGTGTCGTTGTCAATGCTTTGTGTTGGTTTGATGGTGGTTTCAAGAGGTTCATTTAGTAGTAGTAGCATGGTTTCATTTGTCACGTCATTGTGTTTTCTCATTGAACCAGTTCAG AAAATTGGAAAGGCGTACAATGAGTTGAAGGAAGGTGAACCTGCCATTGAACGCTTGTTTGAGTTGATTGAGTTCAAGCCTACG GTGATTGAGACATATGATGCCATTCCTTTAAACTGTTTGAAGGGGGAGttgaaattttgtaacgtctcATTTGCCTATGGGAGCAACATGCCTCTTGTTTTGGATGGATTGAACCTCCACATCAAAGCGGGAGAAACGGTTGCTTTCATTGGACCTTCTGGAGGTGGAAAGACGACACTTATTAAATTGCTTCTCCGCCTTTATGACCCATTATCTG GTGATATACTTATTGATAACCACAATATTCGGACAGTTCGATTTAAAAGTTTGCGGAGAAACATTGGTCTAGTTTCTCAAGACGTG aCCCTTTTCTCAGGAACTGTAGCTGAAAACATAGGATATTATGATCTGACAAAGGAAATTGACATGGAAAGGGTCAAGGAAGTGGCACAAATCGCAAATGCTGATGAGTTTATCAGAAGGTTACCGAAAGGATACGATACAAATATTGGACCAAGGGGCTTAACGTTGAGTGGTGGACAAAAGCAAAG ATTAGCCATTGCAAGGGCGCTCTatcaaaactcatccattttggtTTTGGATGAGGCGACTTCTGCATTAGATAGCGCTTCCGAGTTACTGGTCAGACAAGCTCTGGAGCGCCTGATGGAAAATCATACT GTGCTGATAATTGCTCATCGATTGGAAACTATACTGATGGCGAATCGAGTATTCATTTTAGATGGTGGGAAGCTGGAGGAGCTACCTTGCCCTGCTATTTCCGATAGTAATTATAACTCATTGATGAAAACTGGGTTGGTGATTTGa
- the LOC103486620 gene encoding ABC transporter B family member 29, chloroplastic isoform X2 — protein MFLARQSSPFLSNPQILFYNLKPISLHASRFESKIPNLRIHTKPLPFKSINSSNPTIEHSQSQSHRPLLRTFHTFKTLIPYILSQRNHILAGWLCSVVSVFSLSLIVPKIGKFSSIIDKVDAIKLWDQSLVLGILVFARFVASYCQEAFIWDAALNAIYEIRVRVFERVLAMDLDVFEGGTGVSSGDIAYRITAEASDVADTVYSLLNTVVPSLLQLSAMATQMLAISPVLSLISALVIPCIALVIAYLGERQRRISKMASLSIANLSSYLNEVLPEFLFVKANSAEFRENIRFQRLARTDLYERLKKKKMKAFVPHVVQALYFVSLSMLCVGLMVVSRGSFSSSSMVSFVTSLCFLIEPVQKIGKAYNELKEGEPAIERLFELIEFKPTGELKFCNVSFAYGSNMPLVLDGLNLHIKAGETVAFIGPSGGGKTTLIKLLLRLYDPLSGDILIDNHNIRTVRFKSLRRNIGLVSQDVTLFSGTVAENIGYYDLTKEIDMERVKEVAQIANADEFIRRLPKGYDTNIGPRGLTLSGGQKQRLAIARALYQNSSILVLDEATSALDSASELLVRQALERLMENHTVLIIAHRLETILMANRVFILDGGKLEELPCPAISDSNYNSLMKTGLVI, from the exons ATGTTCCTCGCTCGTCAATCTTCTCCCTTTCTCTCAAATCCTCAGATTCTCTTCTACAATCTCAAGCCAATTTCTCTTCATGCCTCTAGATTCGAATCCAAAATCCCAAATCTTCGTATCCATACTAAGCCATTACCATTCAAATCCATCAATTCCTCTAACCCCACAATCGAACATTCTCAATCCCAATCGCATCGCCCACTTCTTCGCACTTTTCACACCTTCAAAACCCTAATTCCCTATATTCTCTCTCAGCGTAACCATATCCTTGCTGGTTGGCTCTGTAGTGTTGTCTCCGTTTTCTCTCTATCTCTAATCGTACCTAAGATTGGGAAATTTTCTTCGATTATCGATAAGGTCGATGCAATCAAGTTGTGGGATCAGAGTCTGGTTTTGGGGATTTTGGTGTTTGCTCGGTTCGTTGCGAGTTACTGTCAAGAAGCCTTCATATGGGATGCAGCGTTGAATGCCATTTACGAAATCCGTGTTCGTGTTTTCGAGAGAGTTCTTGCAATGGATTTGGATGTTTTTGAAGGTGGAACTGGTGTTTCTTCTGGCGATATTGCTTATAGGATCACTGCGGAGGCCTCGGATGTGGCGGATACTGTGTATTCTCTCTTGAAT ACCGTAGTACCCAGTCTGTTGCAGTTGTCAGCAATGGCGACCCAAATGTTAGCTATTAGCCCTGTCCTATCCTTGATTTCAGCCTTG GTTATTCCATGCATAGCTCTTGTCATTGCATATCTTGGTGAGAGACAACGCCGAATTTCTAAAATGGCAAGTCTGAGCATTGCTAATCTTTCATCCTATCTAAATGAG GTCCTCCCAGAATTTCTTTTTGTGAAAGCTAACAGCGCAGAGTTTCGTGAGAATATCAGGTTTCAGAGGCTTGCTCGCACTGACCTGTATGAACGtctaaagaagaagaagatgaaggcTTTTGTACCTCATGTTGTACAAGCTCTATATTTTGTGTCGTTGTCAATGCTTTGTGTTGGTTTGATGGTGGTTTCAAGAGGTTCATTTAGTAGTAGTAGCATGGTTTCATTTGTCACGTCATTGTGTTTTCTCATTGAACCAGTTCAG AAAATTGGAAAGGCGTACAATGAGTTGAAGGAAGGTGAACCTGCCATTGAACGCTTGTTTGAGTTGATTGAGTTCAAGCCTACG GGGGAGttgaaattttgtaacgtctcATTTGCCTATGGGAGCAACATGCCTCTTGTTTTGGATGGATTGAACCTCCACATCAAAGCGGGAGAAACGGTTGCTTTCATTGGACCTTCTGGAGGTGGAAAGACGACACTTATTAAATTGCTTCTCCGCCTTTATGACCCATTATCTG GTGATATACTTATTGATAACCACAATATTCGGACAGTTCGATTTAAAAGTTTGCGGAGAAACATTGGTCTAGTTTCTCAAGACGTG aCCCTTTTCTCAGGAACTGTAGCTGAAAACATAGGATATTATGATCTGACAAAGGAAATTGACATGGAAAGGGTCAAGGAAGTGGCACAAATCGCAAATGCTGATGAGTTTATCAGAAGGTTACCGAAAGGATACGATACAAATATTGGACCAAGGGGCTTAACGTTGAGTGGTGGACAAAAGCAAAG ATTAGCCATTGCAAGGGCGCTCTatcaaaactcatccattttggtTTTGGATGAGGCGACTTCTGCATTAGATAGCGCTTCCGAGTTACTGGTCAGACAAGCTCTGGAGCGCCTGATGGAAAATCATACT GTGCTGATAATTGCTCATCGATTGGAAACTATACTGATGGCGAATCGAGTATTCATTTTAGATGGTGGGAAGCTGGAGGAGCTACCTTGCCCTGCTATTTCCGATAGTAATTATAACTCATTGATGAAAACTGGGTTGGTGATTTGa
- the LOC103486620 gene encoding ABC transporter B family member 29, chloroplastic isoform X3 codes for MATQMLAISPVLSLISALVIPCIALVIAYLGERQRRISKMASLSIANLSSYLNEVLPEFLFVKANSAEFRENIRFQRLARTDLYERLKKKKMKAFVPHVVQALYFVSLSMLCVGLMVVSRGSFSSSSMVSFVTSLCFLIEPVQKIGKAYNELKEGEPAIERLFELIEFKPTVIETYDAIPLNCLKGELKFCNVSFAYGSNMPLVLDGLNLHIKAGETVAFIGPSGGGKTTLIKLLLRLYDPLSGDILIDNHNIRTVRFKSLRRNIGLVSQDVTLFSGTVAENIGYYDLTKEIDMERVKEVAQIANADEFIRRLPKGYDTNIGPRGLTLSGGQKQRLAIARALYQNSSILVLDEATSALDSASELLVRQALERLMENHTVLIIAHRLETILMANRVFILDGGKLEELPCPAISDSNYNSLMKTGLVI; via the exons ATGGCGACCCAAATGTTAGCTATTAGCCCTGTCCTATCCTTGATTTCAGCCTTG GTTATTCCATGCATAGCTCTTGTCATTGCATATCTTGGTGAGAGACAACGCCGAATTTCTAAAATGGCAAGTCTGAGCATTGCTAATCTTTCATCCTATCTAAATGAG GTCCTCCCAGAATTTCTTTTTGTGAAAGCTAACAGCGCAGAGTTTCGTGAGAATATCAGGTTTCAGAGGCTTGCTCGCACTGACCTGTATGAACGtctaaagaagaagaagatgaaggcTTTTGTACCTCATGTTGTACAAGCTCTATATTTTGTGTCGTTGTCAATGCTTTGTGTTGGTTTGATGGTGGTTTCAAGAGGTTCATTTAGTAGTAGTAGCATGGTTTCATTTGTCACGTCATTGTGTTTTCTCATTGAACCAGTTCAG AAAATTGGAAAGGCGTACAATGAGTTGAAGGAAGGTGAACCTGCCATTGAACGCTTGTTTGAGTTGATTGAGTTCAAGCCTACG GTGATTGAGACATATGATGCCATTCCTTTAAACTGTTTGAAGGGGGAGttgaaattttgtaacgtctcATTTGCCTATGGGAGCAACATGCCTCTTGTTTTGGATGGATTGAACCTCCACATCAAAGCGGGAGAAACGGTTGCTTTCATTGGACCTTCTGGAGGTGGAAAGACGACACTTATTAAATTGCTTCTCCGCCTTTATGACCCATTATCTG GTGATATACTTATTGATAACCACAATATTCGGACAGTTCGATTTAAAAGTTTGCGGAGAAACATTGGTCTAGTTTCTCAAGACGTG aCCCTTTTCTCAGGAACTGTAGCTGAAAACATAGGATATTATGATCTGACAAAGGAAATTGACATGGAAAGGGTCAAGGAAGTGGCACAAATCGCAAATGCTGATGAGTTTATCAGAAGGTTACCGAAAGGATACGATACAAATATTGGACCAAGGGGCTTAACGTTGAGTGGTGGACAAAAGCAAAG ATTAGCCATTGCAAGGGCGCTCTatcaaaactcatccattttggtTTTGGATGAGGCGACTTCTGCATTAGATAGCGCTTCCGAGTTACTGGTCAGACAAGCTCTGGAGCGCCTGATGGAAAATCATACT GTGCTGATAATTGCTCATCGATTGGAAACTATACTGATGGCGAATCGAGTATTCATTTTAGATGGTGGGAAGCTGGAGGAGCTACCTTGCCCTGCTATTTCCGATAGTAATTATAACTCATTGATGAAAACTGGGTTGGTGATTTGa
- the LOC103486618 gene encoding replication protein A 14 kDa subunit B, producing MDTSNPSVFVNAELLRLYVGRRVRAVIQVLSEGNGVILGKSTDDNQITVKGSPPFPLSKFVEVIGIADTDKSIRADVWTNFGDSFDTSTFNQLCQFANGEFKHLFI from the exons ATGGATACATCAAACCCTTCAGTTTTTGTCAATGCTGAGCTTTTACGACTGTATGTTGGAAGAAGAGTTCGGGCTGTGATTCAGGTACTGTCTGAAGGCAATGGAGTCATACTTGGTAAATCAACGGATGACAACCAGATCACTGTCAAAGGTTCCCCGCCCTTTCCTCTTTCAAAGTTTGTCGAGGTGATTGGAATTGCTGATACTGACAAATCCATTCGAGCTGATGTGTGGACCAATTTTGGTGATTCATTTG ATACATCTACCTTCAATCAACTATGCCAGTTTGCTAATGGGGAGTTCAAACACTTGTTTATCTGA
- the LOC103486619 gene encoding uncharacterized protein At5g39865, with product MGCVSSKLYRKDLQRDIIVNNGGEYLNHVVSLTSSTYGVLNLDADQKSKELVLETTKKSPPREEPEVINAWELMDGLEEGIPIANRGKKSPKTRVFLRGLADFDRRSPLKFFNQIGTPKKAMKSGGKENRGRVNGVGRLDYSPKEILKVNNSSKVSPKSALKLTVPVKSTPISARRQSFGSDSGLLSARRRSLSPLFDPELVASYERQLTEEGEQIKRIVSETPKSKAARHFQESETALKHFEELCPPGGETSVVIYTTTLRGIRKTFEDCNKVRSIVESYGIHVVERDVSMDSGFKEDLRALMGSKEVKVPALFVKGRLIGGAAEVLKMEEEGKLGVLFEGIPTAAGSGCEGCGGMRFVMCLDCNGSCKVLDQTKKKTTKCGECNENGLIRCPICS from the coding sequence ATGGGCTGTGTATCATCAAAACTCTACCGGAAGGATCTTCAGAGGGACATCATCGTCAACAATGGAGGCGAGTATCTCAACCACGTCGTCTCTCTCACATCCAGCACTTACGGCGTTCTCAATCTCGACGCCGATCAGAAATCGAAGGAGTTAGTTTTAGAGACGACGAAGAAGTCGCCGCCTCGGGAAGAACCAGAAGTGATTAACGCTTGGGAGTTAATGGACGGCTTAGAAGAAGGAATTCCGATTGCAAATCGGGGCAAAAAAAGCCCTAAAACCAGAGTTTTTCTTCGCGGGTTGGCTGATTTCGATCGAAGAAGTCCGTTGAAGTTCTTTAATCAAATAGGCACTCCGAAGAAGGCGATGAAGTCCGGCGGTAAGGAGAATCGTGGCCGAGTGAATGGCGTTGGACGATTGGATTACAGTCCGAAAGAGATTCTGAAAGTGAACAACTCGTCGAAAGTTTCCCCCAAGTCTGCCCTGAAATTGACCGTTCCAGTGAAGAGTACACCCATTTCCGCGAGAAGGCAGAGTTTTGGAAGCGATTCGGGGCTTTTATCGGCTCGAAGAAGGAGTTTGAGTCCATTGTTCGATCCAGAGCTCGTAGCATCTTACGAGAGACAATTAACCGAAGAAGGAGAACAAATCAAGAGAATAGTTTCAGAGACGCCGAAGTCTAAGGCAGCGAGACATTTTCAAGAATCAGAAACCGCTTTAAAACATTTCGAGGAACTGTGTCCTCCCGGTGGCGAAACTTCCGTCGTGATCTACACGACGACGCTTCGAGGAATCAGAAAGACATTCGAAGACTGCAACAAGGTTCGATCAATCGTCGAATCCTACGGCATTCACGTGGTGGAGCGAGACGTGTCGATGGATTCCGGTTTCAAAGAGGATTTGAGGGCATTAATGGGGAGCAAGGAGGTGAAAGTTCCGGCGTTGTTTGTGAAGGGGAGGCTGATCGGAGGGGCAGCGGAGGTGTTGAAAATGGAGGAGGAGGGGAAATTGGGGGTTCTGTTTGAGGGGATTCCGACGGCGGCCGGCAGTGGGTGTGAAGGATGCGGGGGCATGAGATTTGTAATGTGTTTGGATTGCAATGGAAGCTGTAAGGTTTTGGATCaaacgaagaagaagacgacTAAATGTGGTGAGTGCAATGAAAATGGGTTGATTCGGTGTCCTATTTGTTCTTGA
- the LOC103486614 gene encoding uncharacterized protein LOC103486614, with translation MPQVDLETLVSACAGGGAHDRKIACEEALDDGDRQPEGENREVTEQPEIPPDFPPESFWLSKDAEFDWLDQNAFYERKDSTKGSSNSTNLNPTVNPTSNSNSQRFSLNFKSKASILGLPKLHKTCFVDSKSRRNAKSGNARLFPKQSGSSEKSDSALVEPSSPKVSCMGRVRSKRDRSRRWKNRRRSCEPAPPKEKPERKGTERGFLSTFWNLFRCWKKTPVAKPTAPDAGDSQAMKASDKIALNINALTAESCPRRSVEIEPPSLGGVKRFASGRRSGSWVVGDGE, from the coding sequence ATGCCGCAAGTGGATCTGGAAACTCTTGTTTCTGCATGTGCCGGCGGCGGCGCTCATGACCGAAAAATCGCCTGCGAGGAAGCTTTGGACGACGGAGATCGTCAGCCAGAAGGAGAGAACAGAGAGGTCACAGAGCAGCCGGAGATTCCGCCGGATTTTCCACCGGAATCATTTtggctctcgaaggatgcagaGTTCGATTGGTTAGATCAAAACGCTTTTTACGAGAGGAAAGATTCGACGAAAGGGAGTTCGAATTCAACGAACTTGAATCCTACTGTGAATCCAACTTCTAATTCGAATTCTCAGCGATTTTCCTTAAACTTCAAATCGAAGGCCTCGATTCTCGGCCTTCCGAAGCTTCACAAGACTTGTTTTGTGGATTCGAAGAGTCGTCGGAATGCGAAATCTGGAAACGCGAGGCTGTTCCCTAAACAATCGGGATCTTCCGAAAAATCGGACTCTGCGCTCGTCGAACCCTCATCGCCGAAAGTTTCATGTATGGGAAGAGTGAGATCGAAGCGAGATCGGAGTCGTCGATGGAAGAATCGTCGACGTTCATGCGAACCGGCGCCGCCAAAGGAAAAACCGGAACGGAAAGGCACTGAAAGAGGCTTCTTATCTACTTTCTGGAATCTTTTCAGATGTTGGAAAAAAACACCGGTAGCTAAACCAACCGCTCCAGATGCCGGAGACTCACAGGCAATGAAAGCATCCGATAAGATTGCGCTCAACATCAACGCACTGACGGCGGAATCTTGTCCTAGAAGGAGTGTGGAGATCGAACCTCCCAGTTTGGGTGGCGTGAAGCGGTTCGCTTCAGGGAGGCGATCCGGTTCATGGGTTGTCGGCGACGGAGAGTAA